Proteins encoded within one genomic window of Pigmentiphaga sp. H8:
- a CDS encoding DUF2214 family protein → MAFLYLDSVKTMIADFILAWMHHLCFLGMAAALAMQWTLLGPSRPAIPLALLGKTDAWYGSLAMLILAIGAARVAWGPKGAAFYLDNPVFWAKIAVFLAVGAISALPTINYLRWRQQARNDPAFQPSPADIGKVRKAIRLQFLGWLALPILAAAMARGI, encoded by the coding sequence GTGGCGTTTCTTTATCTAGACAGCGTCAAGACCATGATCGCCGACTTCATTCTCGCCTGGATGCACCACCTCTGTTTCCTGGGCATGGCCGCGGCACTGGCCATGCAATGGACGCTCCTGGGCCCGTCGCGCCCCGCCATTCCCCTGGCCCTGCTCGGCAAGACCGACGCCTGGTACGGCAGCCTGGCCATGCTGATCCTGGCCATCGGCGCGGCACGCGTCGCCTGGGGCCCCAAGGGCGCGGCCTTCTACCTGGACAACCCCGTCTTCTGGGCCAAGATCGCGGTCTTCCTGGCCGTGGGCGCCATCTCGGCCCTGCCCACCATCAACTACCTGCGCTGGCGCCAGCAAGCCCGCAACGACCCCGCCTTCCAGCCATCGCCCGCCGACATCGGCAAAGTCCGCAAGGCCATCCGCCTCCAGTTCCTGGGCTGGCTAGCCCTCCCCATCCTGGCCGCCGCCATGGCCAGAGGGATTTAG
- a CDS encoding tripartite tricarboxylate transporter substrate binding protein BugE: protein MLAVPGTAAAQSYPNKPVRVIVPFAPGGSTDIIARLVGERMGRELGQPFVIENRGGGGGAIGASEAARAAPDGYTLSIATVSTMAINPACNPKLGYDPLKDFQPVTNFAHTANVLAVNPKVPANDFKSFLELAKKEPGKFSFATSGTCSINHFLGELFQLGTGAKIVHIPYRGSGPAIADVVGGQVQMLFDNLPSSMPNIQAGKLKALAVAWDKRVDGLPDVPTFKELGLPLMNDPAWYGLLAPAGTPADIVNKLRDAAVKVLSDPQVKDTLAKQGAAAVGNTPAEFRTEIEKELNKAKDVVKKQNIKLE, encoded by the coding sequence ATGCTCGCCGTGCCCGGCACGGCCGCCGCCCAGTCCTATCCCAACAAGCCGGTACGCGTCATCGTGCCGTTCGCGCCCGGCGGCTCGACGGACATCATCGCCCGGCTCGTGGGCGAGCGCATGGGCCGCGAACTCGGCCAGCCCTTCGTGATCGAGAACCGCGGCGGCGGGGGCGGGGCCATCGGCGCCAGCGAAGCCGCGCGCGCCGCGCCGGACGGCTACACGCTCAGCATCGCCACCGTCTCGACGATGGCCATCAACCCCGCGTGCAACCCCAAGCTGGGCTACGACCCGCTCAAGGACTTCCAGCCGGTCACCAACTTCGCCCACACGGCCAATGTGCTGGCCGTCAACCCCAAGGTCCCGGCCAACGACTTCAAGTCCTTCCTGGAACTGGCCAAGAAAGAACCCGGCAAGTTCTCGTTCGCCACCTCGGGCACTTGCAGCATCAACCACTTCCTGGGTGAACTCTTCCAGCTGGGTACGGGCGCCAAGATCGTCCACATTCCCTATCGCGGTTCGGGGCCGGCCATCGCCGACGTGGTCGGCGGCCAGGTGCAGATGCTGTTCGACAACCTGCCTTCGTCCATGCCCAACATCCAGGCCGGCAAGCTCAAGGCGCTGGCGGTCGCGTGGGACAAGCGGGTGGACGGCCTGCCCGACGTGCCCACGTTCAAGGAACTGGGCCTGCCGCTGATGAACGATCCGGCCTGGTACGGCCTGCTGGCTCCCGCCGGGACGCCCGCCGACATCGTCAACAAGCTGCGCGACGCCGCTGTGAAGGTGCTGTCCGATCCGCAGGTGAAGGACACCCTGGCCAAGCAGGGCGCCGCCGCCGTCGGCAACACGCCCGCCGAATTCCGCACCGAGATCGAGAAGGAACTGAACAAGGCGAAGGACGTGGTGAAGAAGCAGAACATCAAATTGGAGTAG